The Lewinellaceae bacterium DNA window TTGGCGGGTGAACTCGGTGGTAAAGATCCATTCGTCGAGGCCATAAGTGTAGTATGCTTCCCCAAAATGCTGTTTAAACGATTGGACCGATCCTTTGGGCAGGATAACTTCAGCCGGAGAAAAACTTTGCAGCAATTTAGAAATAGATGCAGTGTTTCCTTCGGCAATATAAAACTCACCGGTAGAAATATCCAGGAATGCAATCGCATCCTCTTGCTTCCCGGCATGAAAATAGCAGGCCAGGTAATTGTTTTCCTTGAAATCCAGTAAATTATCATTCAGGGCCAGTCCTGGTGTTACCATCTCTGTAACGCCCCGTTTGACTATTTTCTTCTCTTTACTTGGTTGCTCCAGTTGCTCACAGATGGCTACCCGGTATCCGGCTTTTACAAGCCGGGGCAAATACATATCCAGTGCATGGTAGGGAAATCCTGCCAGTTCGACATCACTTCCACCGTTATTCCGCGCAGTGAGGACGATGCCGAGTACATCGGCAGTCTTGACGGCGTCTTCTCCAAATGTCTCATAAAAGTCTCCGACACGGTATAGCAGGATGGCGTCCGGATATTGCCCTTTCAACAGGGAATATTGCTGCATCAAAGGGGTGACTTTTGATGCTTCGGCGTCCGGTTTCTTTTTTTGTTTTGCCAAACTGCAGGTCGGTTTAGCCCACGAAGGTCTTAAATTAATAAAAAACTTATATGAAAAAGAATTAGATTTTCTGGTTTTTAAGGCTGAAGGACCAGGGAGTTAAGCATGTTGTTTTGTATCCTGCCAGTGGTAAGGTAGCCTGTTGTGATGTATTCCCTGTAGGTTCTGGTATAATGGGGCGTTTAAATAATCCCGGCCTATGCGTTTTTAAACAATCTCTTGTCACCGCAACGTGGAATGGGTCTTTATAATTGATTTGGCAAAGGTTGTAATAGCAAGGCATTTTATTAAATTTGCGGCGATTTTAAAGCAATCCGAACATGATCCAAGCTTTTGAACATTTGACCGCGGCGGAAGTCCAGGAGATGTATGATGCCATTCCTCTGATCACAATTCTGATCGCTGGTGCAGATGGAAAAATAGATATCAATGAGGTGAATTGGGCACGCAAGGTCGCTCATATTCGGACCTACGCTACTGACAAGGTATTATTCGATTACTACCAGGAGGTCGACAAACATTTTGATGAACGCTATACGCATTTCATCAATACCTTGCCCTCGGATGCTCAAACCCGTGGTGAATCCATCAGTTTGACCTTATCCCATCTGAACCGTCCATTTGAACGGATGGATCCGCATTATGCTTATCACCTGTGGCGTAGTTTTCGATCCTTCGCCAAACAGGTGGCCAAGTCTTCCGGAGGATTTTTTAGCTTTTTCAGCATCTCCAAACATGAAGAAAAATGGTTGGATTTGTCCATGATTAAGGCTATCGCCCGCCCGGTTGATTTTGAAGAGGAGGAAGAATAGCGTTAATTCCCCGGTAGGGAATGCCCGCTAAGGAGCATCTTCTTATTAATGACCTGCCAGAGGCAATGTAGCCACCTGAACATTTCATCGAATAGGTATGGATTGTTTGGTCGTGTTGATTTACCGGAAATCAATAGGGTAAAACCATAACCTTTTTAGACACAACCTGATTGCCCTGTCCCACAGCAATGAAATATGTACCCGCTGCAAGATTCTCACTAATCACTGGAAATTCATTCATACCCGGCGTCAGATGGACATTTTTCTGTGAGGCGACTCTACCCATCATGTCATACAATGTGATGGTCGTTCTGGACTCCTGATCTGAAAAAATGGTGATGGTGCTATTGGGTGTCAGTGGATTGGACTTCAGTTTAAACTTGCTTTCGACTGTTGGTGGGGTTTGTATTGACGACACTTCTTCGCATTGTCCGGTTTCACGGACCTCGATGGAATAGACTCCCGGAAATAAAGGACCAGGAACTCTCGCTTCGATTGGGCCCAAAACGGTGCCCAGTGTCAGATCAATGGTCAGGTCATAACTGCCTACGGAGACCGTATCGTTGACAGTACCACCTAAAACAACACAGCCGTATTGCAGGGCAAGCATTTTACAGTCTTCAGGATTGCACATGTAGGATAATCCGGCTGGCAGCCCTTTGACAGCAGTGGTTGGATTTAATTGAGCATAACTCAAGGCCAATGGAAATCCCTGATTGACGACCACATCCGGAATGAACATGGTGAAAGTGAGCTCATAGGACTCTCCTTTGCAAGCAGCCTTTTTTATCCCTGACGTGCTGTCACCTTCGATATACGGGCGCGGAGCTATAATGGACCCGGAATCAAGAGCCATGGTATCCGGCGTACAGACTTGTGCACGTAAAGGGACCAGGGAAGTAAGCAGGAGCATTGCGGCGATGAGGTGTAAATATCCTTTCATAAATATTTCTTACATTTCCTTTAAATATAACCGGTTTTTGACAAATTAATCGAGCTGCGTATGTTAAAGCCTGGCAATTGGAAATTAGCGATCTTATTTGTCTGCCTATTCTCAACATGGTTACCGGCTCAGGACATCAGGCTATCCGGAAAGATTGTTGACGGGCATACCGGGGAGGCCCTGGTTGGAGCTACGGTACAGTTTTCCACGGGCGGCACCTTATCCGATGCTGATGGTGGTTTCCAGTTAAGCTTGCCCACAGGCCATTATCAGCTGGATGTGCGTTACGTAGGTTATGATAATAAAATGGTGGACCTCGATCTGGCCAGGGATACTTCCCTGGTGATCGAAATGGCTGTAGCGGAAAATTTACTGCAAACCGCTGTGGTTACCACATCACGGTACGCCCGTCCGCTCAGTGAATCAACCATCAGCCTGGATGTGATCAAACCGGACATGGTCCAGCGTAACAGTCCTTCTTCCGTTGAAGAATTGTTGGGCAAGGTTCCTGGTGTCACCATCGTAGGTGATCAAGCCAATATTCGGGGGGGCTCCGGATTTTCCTATGGCGCAGGTAGCCGGGTACTGCTCCTCTTGAATGACATGCCGGCCTTACAAACCGATGCCGGATATCCGAACTGGAATGATATTCCGGTGGAGACCCTTGGTCAGATCGAAGTAGTTAAGGGGGCATCCTCTGCACTTTATGGTTCCAGTGCCCTCAATGGGATTATCCACTTTCAAACCACCTACCCGGGCAGTGAACCGGAGACCAAGATAAGCGCTTACTATACCCATTATTTTACGCCCCGGGACCCGGCAAAAAAATGGTGGGACAAAGCACCGCATGCCTGGAACCTGGAATTCAGCCACAAACAAAAAATCGGCAAGCTGGACCTGGTATTGGGAGGCTTCCTGACGGACGGCAACAGCTACGCTCAAGGTTCCGGCCGTCATTATGGCCGGGGTGAGATACAGACCAGGTACCGGATCAGTGAACGTGCGACGCTTTCATTGGGGGCATACATTAACAAAGGCAGAACCAGCAGCTTTTTTTATTGGAAGGATGCGGAGGCAGGAGCCTACCAACCGACGGAAGGTACCGAATCGGAATCCAAACGGTTTCGCTATTATGTGGATCCGCAGTTCACCTATTTCTCGAAACAAGGAGGCAGACACCGCATCCAAGGAAGAATCCTGGGGATCGACAACAATGTCACCGGCGGCAAGTCCAACGCTTCTTTCAATCTGTTTACGGAGTATCAATACAGCAAGGATTGGGCTGACTGGGATGCCAACCTGACAGGCGGGGTGGTGTACAATCGCAGCATCGTCAATGCACCTTTGTATGGTGACAGTACGTTCCTGGGCCAAAACGCCAGTATTTATGCACAGATATCTAAAAAGATTGATGACCGTTTGACCCTGACAGGTGGCTGGCGCTACGAATATTTTCTATTGAAGGGCCCGAGTCAGCTGGGCGATTATTCATTTCCGGGTGGAAAGGAGGCACAAGACAAACCGGTCTGGCGTGTGGGGGCGAATTGGCAACTATTTGATTTTACCTACCTGCGTGCTTCCTGGGGACAGGGATTCCGCTTCCCTTCAATCGCGGAGAAATTCATACAGACTTCTTTTGGCACTACCCTGATCACACCAAATCCCACGTTGAAAAGCGAGTCCGGATGGAGTTCTGAGATTGGGATCAAGCAAGGCATACAACTTGGTGGGTGGAGGGGGTTCCTCGATGCTTCGGCATTTTGGAGCCAGTACCAGGATATGATGGAATTTGTTTTCACCGGGTTCATCCGTGGATTCCAGTCACAGAATATTGGCAACACGGATATCAAGGGATTTGAGGTGAGCCTGGCCGGGGAGGCAAAACTGTGGGGCATCCCAATGTCCATCCTGGCGGGGTATACCTACATCGATCCGCGATTCCAGGAATTTACGGAACTCGATGACCAGCGCTCATCCGTTGATTACAACATCCTCAAATACCGCTCTAAGAATCAGTTCACGATGGACTGGCAATGGACTTTCCACCGGCTTAAAATAGGAACCAGTACGATATATCTGAGTAAAATGGAGGCCATCGACAGTATTTTCGAATTGGTTATTCCAGGGGTGAAGTCATTCCGTGAAACCCATGGTGGTTTTCAGGTTTGGGATGCCCGTCTTTCCTACGATATCCGGCCGGTGACGGTTTCCCTTATCCTGCGCAACGCATTTAATGCAGAATATGCGTCCCGCCCTGGCCAACTGGATGCTCCGAGGAATTTACTGGTCCGTGCCGACTGGAAGTTTTAGGGCTAAAGCCCGTGAGGTTCAGTACCCATGCTCCATGCCCCTTGCTCTATGCTCCATGCCCCATGCCCCATGCCCCACGCTCCATGCTCCACGCTCCATGCTCCATGCTCCATGCCCCATGCTCCTTGCCCCATGCTCCACGCTCCATGCTCCATGCTCCACGCTCCATGCCCCATGCTCCATCATTTTCCATTCAGCGCCCAGTCGTATTCTTTATAGGCGATAGCAGCACCGGACTTGATGGTGGTTGCAGAATAATTATTTAAATAGGAGATCAGGTTGCCAAAGTCCTGGTTATACCATTCGAATATTTTGGAAACCTGGATATTGGATGTCTTGATGGTATTGTAAGCGGGGTTATTGACAAAGGATTTTGCCCGTTGTTCCAGTTGTGCATCCAGGGTGGCTGGCATCCAGGCTTGATTCAGCAGGGGAGGGCAGGACTTCGCTGCACAGTTTACCGCAAAATGGATGCGTGGCTCCTTGAATTGAGGTCGGATGATCTCGTTTTCAATTTGATTCAGCGAATAGGATTTATTGCCCAGTTTGATCCAGACCTTGTCCCAGGCTTTGCCACCATCGATATCCATGATGGACTTGACAGGATAGTTGTTGAGGATCAATTTGATGGTAAATGCATTGTAGGTATTGATCCAATAGGCGAGTTTTTCCTCGCGGGACCATCCATCCTGAACCGGGTTGCTGGCCAGGGACTGCAAATACGTATCCAGTAGGGTGTGTTCTGCTTTTAATCCCTGATAATTGACCTGGCCCTGGTTATCCACAAAGGTAGAGAGGACCTGAGTCCACAAGGTGTGATCCGGACCTGAAATCATGACCTTGTCTGTGTAGATAATAAGTGAAAGCAGAAAAGTTATCAGCATTTTGCCAGCCATCGGTAATTCATTTTGCGTATTTCAAATTTAAAGAACGCAAGAAGGAACGCCATGGTTCGTTCCTGATGCAATCGGTAACGAACATTAACAGGTGTTTTGGTATTTTGGTTGACAAAAGTAATCAATGGAGGGTAGGAAAGTATCCATGGTTATATTGGATGGATTTACCAATAACCCAGGAGATATCAGCTGGGGGCCGCTTGAGCATTACGGCGAGTTGACAGTTTACGATCGGTCTGATGACTCCAATTGGTTTGAACGGGCCGGTCGCGCTGAAGTAATACTGGTGAACAAATTTGTCCTTGACCGTCCTAAGCTGGAGCTGTTGGATTCATTGCGGTGTATCATTGTTCTCGCCACCGGATATAATAATATTGACATTGAGGCATGCAAAGTCCGGGGGATCAAGGTTTATAATGCGGTAGGTTATGGAGGTGGGTCTGTGGCTCAATACGTTATGACGGCTATTTTAGCCTGGCAGATGCGGATTGAAAGCCATGCCATCGACGTTCGTCAGGGTGGTTGGTCTCGATGTCCGGATTTTTCATATACACTGTATGCGGGACGGGAAATACAGGGCATGCAGTTGGGAATTGTCGGGTTTGGTAAAATCGGTCAGACTGTCGGCCGTAAAGCCTACGCTCTGGGCATGCAGGTTGCAGCGTATCACTCTCATCCTGATCGTGATAATCAACCGTGGATGACGATGATGGGGTGGGAAGAATTGTTGAGGACCAGCGATATACTTTCCCTCCATGTGCCATTGACTCAGGCAACGCAATACTTAATCAATAAAGACAGCCTGGCCATGATGCCTTCACATGCCCTTCTGATCAATACCGGTCGTGGCGGCCTGGTCGATGAAGATGCATTGTATAGCGCCTTGAAAGAAAAGCGGATCGAAGGCGCTGTCCTGGACGTATTGGCCCAGGAGCCTCCGCCATTGGGCCATCCTTTGTTTACGCTGCCTAATTGCTGGATTACGCCACACATGGCATGGACCAGCAAGGAGGCACGAATCCGGCTTATTCGGATATCCGGCGAGAATGTTGGCCATTATTTGTCGGGAGAAGTGAAGAACCGGGTAGTGTAAAACAAAAAAGCCGGCTCGCTGTGAACCGGCTTTAAAGCTTTATTTTTTTACGATTTAAGCCAAGGGAGGTATCCGGAGCATCTGTCCCGGGTAGATTAAGTTAGGATCCTTAAGCATCGGCTTATTGGCTTCAAAAATGACCGGATATTTCATCGGGTCACCATAATACTGCTTGGCAATTTTTGAAAGCGAGTCTCCCTTCTTGACTTCGTAAAATTGTGCTTCCGGCTCAGGAACTGCTTCCGGCTCTGGCGGTACCACCGATATACGGTCGTCAACAGTTGCAATGCCTGACACATTACCAAGTGCAAGAATGATCTTTTCACGTTCTGACTGGGTAGGCACCGTGCCGTATACGGTAACCGTCTCATCATCTACGTCAAGATCAAAATCATTGACCGAAAATCCCAGATCGGTAATGGACTTTTTCAATGCCGCTACCTTGTCGTACTTCGGCTCACTTGATCCTCCGAAGATCTTTGCTCCAGCGTTTTTTAGAAAAGAAAATAAACCCATAATGTTCTTATTTTAGGTGAATGAATATTGGGGCAGCGCAATATACCACTTTTTTGAGCTAATAACCGGGAAGCTATATCGTTATCCAATCCGGGAAGGTTTCCGTGGGCTTCTACTTCGATTGAAGCAGGCCGAAATCATCGGATTTAAAGGAGAGAATGATAATTAATGTGTTGATTATCAGGCATCCAATAAATATTTTCTTATATCATATCTTTTATTGGCTCATTTTCAGGGCAATCCACTAAAAAGTAACATTAAACCTGTATATTTGCGCAGTTTTTCACAAAGGTTTTTGAATAAAGTTAATAGCACATGCAAGGCAAAGGCTTAATCAGATTCTTCTTCTTCTTACTCCTGGTAGTAAGTGCCATTCAATATCTCTTTATTTTACCTACGAATAAAGTAGAAAAGGCAGCAGACCGATATGCAGCTTCGCTCTCGGCTGAAATGCCTGAAGGAGTGGCTAAACAAACGGCCTACAACGATGCCAAATCAAGGTATCTCGATTCGATGTCGACCGAAACGGTATTTAGCATACCCGGCATCAAGAAGTATAATTACGAAGAGCTCAAGAGACAACAACTTGCGTTAGGTCTTGACTTGCAAGGTGGTATGAGTACAGTATTGCAGGTTGACTTGAAGAGCTTCCTGCAGAACTTATCCAATAACAACCAGGACCCCACCTTCCTGCAGGCATTGGATAATGCTCAAAACAGGCTAGCCAGCGAACAGACGGACTACATCACCCTTTTTGGGGAGGAGTTCACCAAGATCGCCAATGGCAAGAAACTGAGCGCCATCTTCCGGAACAACGCCTCCTTACGGGATGACATCAACATTGAAAGTACGGATGATGATATCATCAGCTTACTTCGTACCCGGGCAAATGAAACGGTCGACCTTACGTATAAAATGCTGAAAGACCGGATCGATAAATTCGGGGTCACCCAGCCTAACGTATCCAAAGACGAAAGCCGTGACCTGATCCTGGTCGAGTTGCCGGGTATCAGTAATCCGGAGCGTGCCCGCCGTTATTTGCAGGCAACAGCAAAACTGGAATTTTGGGACGTCTATCGTGTGACGGATCCAGGAGTCCTGGATGCCTTCTACGCTGCTGATCAGCGCCTGAAGAAGCTTGAAGAGGGTGATACCGCACAGGTGGCTGAACCGATCACTTTTGATACCATTCCTTATCGGGACACGCTGACCGGAAGAGACACTTTCCAGCTGGTGGAGCGGAATAACAATCAGCAGACCACTGCCGGTCCATTGTTCTCAGTCTTCCAGCCCAATCTGTACACGCAGGAATCTGCAGTGGGTAGTCCAGCTGTGATGGGTATAGCTGATAAGAATAAACGGGAGCAAATTACCAATTTCCTGAATCGGACTGACATCAAAGGCCTGTTCCCCCGTGATCTGGAGTTTAAGTGGAGCCAGAAAGGCATAAAGGACCAGAACACCGGCCAGCTGACCAATGCATACCAGTTGTATGCGATTAAAATTCCTCGTGGTACCGGGGTAGCTCCCTTGCAGGGCGACCGGGTTGTGGATGCTTATGAGACCCAGGATCAGCAGAACCAGATTGTGGTCAGTCTTCGCATGGACCCCCGTGGCGCCAAAATTTGGGGAGATATGACCACCAAGGCGGCTCAGGACAACAACCGTGAAATTGCCATTGTCCTTGATGATGAAGTGGTTTCAGCTCCGCGCGTAAACACGCCGATCACCGATGGAAACTCCCAGATTGAAGGTGGTTTCTCGCTGCAGGAGGCCAAAGACCTTGCTAATATCCTCCAGGTAGGTAAGTTGCCTACGGAGACGAAAATTATCCAGGAAAACCTGGTAGGACCGTCACTCGGCCACGACAACATTGCCAAGTCACTGCGCTCCATGATCATCGGTTTGACCATCGTACTGCTCTTTATGATCATCTACTATGGTGGTGCCGGTATCGTTTCGATCATTGCGTTGTTACTTAACCTGTTTTTCATCTTCGGCGCCCTGGCATCACTGGGAACCGTTCTGACGTTACCGGGTATTGCTGGTATCGTGCTGACGATTGGTATGGCCGTGGATGCGAACGTTATCATCTACGAACGTATACGGGAAGAATTACGGGCCGGAAAATCGCTTTCCACGTCCATTATGGATGGATTCAAACAATCCTATTCAGCGATCATCGATGCCAACGTAACCGGATTTTTGACTGCTATTGTGCTGGCTTACTTTGGTCTAGGACCCATTAAAGGCTTTGCGGTCGTTTTGATGATCGGTATATTGTCATCCTTGTTTACAGCCGTATTGGTTTCCCGGATGATCATCGACTGGTGGACCAAAAAAGGACGCGGTATCACCTTCTCCATCAAATCGACTGAAAACGTACTTTCAAAGGTTAACATCGATTGGCTTACCAAGCGCCGCGTAGCTTATATGATCTCCGGAACGCTGTTGTTGGTCAGCATCGCATCCATGTTGTTCCGTGGATTTGACCTTGGAGTTGACTTTAAAGGCGGATACTCCTATAATGTGCAGTTTGAGCACAGTGTAAGTCCGCAGGAGATTCGTGATGCGCTGTCCGGGCCATTTGAGAAGACACCGGTAGTTAAAGCGGTAGATATTTCCAATACCTATAACATTACGACGGACTACCTGGTAAATGATCAGGCCGATGATGCAGCCGACCGGGTGATGGATCAGTTGTATGGCGGAGTCAATACCCTCATGGGCGGCAATCTGAATGAAGAGAATTTCAAATCCCCGGAAGGCTCCGGCACACACGTGACCAGTTCCAGCAAAGTAGGACCAACCATTGCGGATGACATCAAGTCAAGTTCTGTCTACGCTACGTTGTTCTCCCTGCTGCTGATCTTCCTGTATATCTTTATCCGGTTTAACCGCTGGCAGTTTAGCCTGGGCGCTGTCATCGCTTTGTTCCATGACACCCTGATCACACTGGGTATCTTCTCCTTGCTGAAAGGAATTGTGCCCTGGTCACTGGAAATTGACCAGGCCTTCATTGCCGCCATTCTGACGGTGATCGGTTACTCCATCAATGATACCGTGATCGTATTTGACCGAATCAGGGAATACTTGAATGAATACACGAAAAAGGACAAATTCTCCGTTATTAATGATGCCATCAACAGTACATTATCCAGAACATTGATCACCTCGTTGACGACTTTGTTTGTGGTATTGGTACTGTTCCTGTTTGGTGGATCGAGCATAAAAGGATTTGCCTTTGCCATCCTGGTAGGTATCGGCGTAGGAACTTATTCGTCGATCTTCATTGCCACACCGATCATGGTGGATATGACCAAGGAGCTAACTTCGACAAAAGTCAGCGCTTCGAAAAAGCATTTTTCGAAAGCTGCAGGGATCAAATAGTAAGAAAGTTATCCGAATATACATGGAAGGTTGGTTTACGATTGTAGGCCAACCTTTCTTATTTTTTGCAACATCACGGGGAACAAATCCGTTTTTTTTGTGGTATCTTTTTCCAATGCAAGTCTTGAAAAATATTGGCTTATTGTTCCTTGTCGCTATTTTGGCTGCCTGCTCAGGCACTCAAAAGTTAAAATCCGGTGAGGAGGCCTATCAGTACTTCCAGTATCAGACGGCTATTCAACTCCTCAGCGAGGAATACGAGCATTCCAACATTAAAGAAGAAAAGGCACATAAAGCCTATCTGATCGCCAAATCATTTGCCGCCAACGATGACCTCAATCAGGCTTTGCAATGGTTCCGCACGGCTTATGACCTTGATTATGGTGAGCAGGCGCTGTTCGATTATGCAGTCATCATGAAAAGGCTGGAAAGATATGACGCTGCCTATAAACTTTTTGAAGCGCTGAGCAACCGGGCAGAATTTCAGATAATTGCCAAGCAGGAGATGCAGGCTTGTAAAACGGCGATGGTATGGAAAACCAATAAAGTAGCTTATACCGTTGAACCACTTTCGTTCAATAGTCCCGGATCCGATTACAGTCCGGTATTGTACCTGGATGACCAGATCGCATTTGTTTCTGACCGAAGCCAAAGCGCTGGTGAATACAATTTCAACTGGACCGGGCGGAAGTTCTCGGACATTTTTCTGGCACCGGCGCATCGGCTGGGTGAAGATCCCAGGTCATTTGATGACGTGGTCAATTCTGACGCCAATGAAGGACCACTGGCATTCAGCCACGATTATCAGACCTTGTTTTTCACTAGATGTGCGTCTCCGGAGGAAGAGCGTGATTTCTGCAAAATCTATTTTACCCGGCGAGGGCCTTATGTCTGGTCTGATCCTGAGGTGCTTTCTTTTGTACAGCCGGGAGCTAATTATCGTCATCCGGCATTGGCAGCGAATGACAGCATCATGATCTTTTCTTCCGATATGCCTAACGGTCAGGGCGGTTACGATCTTTATTATACCCGGCTGACCGGAAACAGATGGAGTGATCCCGTTAATTTAGGTGCCCGGGTTAATACTCAGGCCAATGAATCTTTTCCCTGGCTTGATCTGGATACCTTATATTTTGCTTCAGACCGGATAGGAGGTATGGGAGGACTCGATATTTATCAGACCTATGTCATGGATGATGGCTCCTGGGCACCGCCCCAGAATTTAAAGCCTCCGGTAAACAGTGGCTCTGACGACTTTGGATTGATCATTGACAGGAAGGCTGCTTTGCATTCGGGAGAACTACAGAAGGGCTATTTTTCTTCCTCACGGGAAGGGATGGGCAAAGATGATATTTACCGCTTTACCAAAATTCTGGTCGAACCCGATACCCCTCAGGTAGTCGTGCAGGAGCCCGAGAAACCATACGTCATTTACCTCGCGCTGCGGGTAGTCGAAAAATTACTTGAAAATCCGGATGACCCGAATTCGAAAGTGATCGGAAAACAACCGGTTTCCAGAGCCCAGGTAACGATTAACGGGCAGTCTTATGTGGCCAACATCAATGGCTTTGTGATTATCCCGATCGAACACGATCATTCTTACGATGCGAATGCAGCCATGGATGGTTATCTAACCAATTCCCTTGACTTTCAGTCCCCTGCCAAAGAAGATGGTCAATACGAGGTGACTGTCAATAAAGAGGTTTACTTGGACCGGATCTATCCGGGAAAAGAAATTATCCTGCAGAATATATACTACGACCTTGATAAATGGGACATTCGCGAAGACGCCAAACCTGCCCTGAATGAGCTGGTAAAAATATTGAAGGATAATCCGGAAATTCGTATCCAGTTAGCTTCCCACACCGATTGCCGGGCATCTGACGAATACAATTTCGAACTTTCCCAAAAAAGAGCGCAGAGTGCGGTAGATTATCTGGTTGAAAATGGCATAGCGCCTGAAAGGCTGGCTGCCAAAGGATTTGGCAAGAGTCAACTGATCGAAAAATGTCCTTGTGAGACTTGTACCGAAGAACAACATCAGGTCAATCGCCGTACAACCTTTACGGTGTTGTAGGCTTCTTACTGAATCCAGTGCCACAACTGATGTAAATAATACCAGGAGATCTCAAAGAGCAACGGAAGGATCATTACCCCATCAATAAAAATCGAAAAGAAGTAGTCGGAACCGTGAGATTTGGATTTGTAAATCAACCACCCGGCAACGCCATAAGTCAGGATCAATATGGTATAGGCGCGGGGACTCCAAACATGGAAATGATACACCAAAAATCCTAACAGCAACAAGGCTGCCAAGAGCAGACTCATGGAAAGCCGTTTGGCCCACTTGATTCCCAGGACCATAGGGATGGTCCATACTTTGTGTTCCTGATCCACACGAATATCCCGCAGATCAAATGGTATGGTCAGGCTGAAGATAAACAGGAAGCGCTCCAGTAATAACAGAGTGATGATGTACCAGGAATAAGTATTGGCATGCATGACAGGTATACCGATGGTCAATAAGGTCCATAGGCTGCCGATAAGAAAGATCTTGATGTAAGGATAATCCCGTAACCGCTTTTTACCTGGAAAGACGGGCAGGGCGTAGGCCAGACTTAGCACCATGATTGGAACCAGGCTCCAGCGCAACCTTTCGGAGGCATAAATGAATCCATAGACTGAAAGCAGGATTCCGATGCCGGCCACCACGATGATCCAGGTGCTCAGTTTCAGAACCGACTGAAACCGGCTGGGGCCGAGATGGACGAATCGCAGACCGATGATGCGATGGAGGCCATACAGAGCAAGGGTACCGCCAAATATCAATGCCTGCTGTGGCAATGGTGGTGTTTCTCCTGCCAGATAGACATAAGAAAAATACAGGAGAGCCCAGGCACACAGACCAATGTACAGGTTTGTGTACAACAGGAAATCGATCCATTTCTTAAACCGGAACAAGTCTAAAAGTACTTGAAGCTCTGACCGCTCTTGATGACCTGTAAGCTTTCATACATCAACCGGATCACATTTTCAACATCCTCCCGGTGGGCCATTTCCACCGTGG harbors:
- a CDS encoding OmpA family protein → MQVLKNIGLLFLVAILAACSGTQKLKSGEEAYQYFQYQTAIQLLSEEYEHSNIKEEKAHKAYLIAKSFAANDDLNQALQWFRTAYDLDYGEQALFDYAVIMKRLERYDAAYKLFEALSNRAEFQIIAKQEMQACKTAMVWKTNKVAYTVEPLSFNSPGSDYSPVLYLDDQIAFVSDRSQSAGEYNFNWTGRKFSDIFLAPAHRLGEDPRSFDDVVNSDANEGPLAFSHDYQTLFFTRCASPEEERDFCKIYFTRRGPYVWSDPEVLSFVQPGANYRHPALAANDSIMIFSSDMPNGQGGYDLYYTRLTGNRWSDPVNLGARVNTQANESFPWLDLDTLYFASDRIGGMGGLDIYQTYVMDDGSWAPPQNLKPPVNSGSDDFGLIIDRKAALHSGELQKGYFSSSREGMGKDDIYRFTKILVEPDTPQVVVQEPEKPYVIYLALRVVEKLLENPDDPNSKVIGKQPVSRAQVTINGQSYVANINGFVIIPIEHDHSYDANAAMDGYLTNSLDFQSPAKEDGQYEVTVNKEVYLDRIYPGKEIILQNIYYDLDKWDIREDAKPALNELVKILKDNPEIRIQLASHTDCRASDEYNFELSQKRAQSAVDYLVENGIAPERLAAKGFGKSQLIEKCPCETCTEEQHQVNRRTTFTVL
- the secDF gene encoding protein translocase subunit SecDF, translating into MQGKGLIRFFFFLLLVVSAIQYLFILPTNKVEKAADRYAASLSAEMPEGVAKQTAYNDAKSRYLDSMSTETVFSIPGIKKYNYEELKRQQLALGLDLQGGMSTVLQVDLKSFLQNLSNNNQDPTFLQALDNAQNRLASEQTDYITLFGEEFTKIANGKKLSAIFRNNASLRDDINIESTDDDIISLLRTRANETVDLTYKMLKDRIDKFGVTQPNVSKDESRDLILVELPGISNPERARRYLQATAKLEFWDVYRVTDPGVLDAFYAADQRLKKLEEGDTAQVAEPITFDTIPYRDTLTGRDTFQLVERNNNQQTTAGPLFSVFQPNLYTQESAVGSPAVMGIADKNKREQITNFLNRTDIKGLFPRDLEFKWSQKGIKDQNTGQLTNAYQLYAIKIPRGTGVAPLQGDRVVDAYETQDQQNQIVVSLRMDPRGAKIWGDMTTKAAQDNNREIAIVLDDEVVSAPRVNTPITDGNSQIEGGFSLQEAKDLANILQVGKLPTETKIIQENLVGPSLGHDNIAKSLRSMIIGLTIVLLFMIIYYGGAGIVSIIALLLNLFFIFGALASLGTVLTLPGIAGIVLTIGMAVDANVIIYERIREELRAGKSLSTSIMDGFKQSYSAIIDANVTGFLTAIVLAYFGLGPIKGFAVVLMIGILSSLFTAVLVSRMIIDWWTKKGRGITFSIKSTENVLSKVNIDWLTKRRVAYMISGTLLLVSIASMLFRGFDLGVDFKGGYSYNVQFEHSVSPQEIRDALSGPFEKTPVVKAVDISNTYNITTDYLVNDQADDAADRVMDQLYGGVNTLMGGNLNEENFKSPEGSGTHVTSSSKVGPTIADDIKSSSVYATLFSLLLIFLYIFIRFNRWQFSLGAVIALFHDTLITLGIFSLLKGIVPWSLEIDQAFIAAILTVIGYSINDTVIVFDRIREYLNEYTKKDKFSVINDAINSTLSRTLITSLTTLFVVLVLFLFGGSSIKGFAFAILVGIGVGTYSSIFIATPIMVDMTKELTSTKVSASKKHFSKAAGIK